The genomic region CGGGCGAACCTTCAGGTGATTGCGTTTGCCATTCAAAGCGCCCGCGTCCGCGCTATGTCACAGGACTATTCTGCGTACATTGGCCAGCCGATCGGTCCGGGCACAGAGCCGGATCTGGCAACGGAGCCGAGGTGTCCGAGTGGCGGCGTCTACTCCGTGGTGGACGGCTCAAGCGGCGACGCCTCCACATTCAAGGTTGCCTGCACGCTGCACGGCACCTATGAGCTGGGACAGGACAACCAGTAGACGCAGCCGACAGCGCTACGCCAGGTCCGCGTTCGTAAGCGGGCTCACTACGAGGAGGTGACGGTCAGCCATCGATTTCGCCCGGTCACTACGCGCTAACTACCTGCCAGGTTATGACAGCGCGATGCGGCCGCCCCATGGGCCTACTTCTGCGTCACCAACGGCCGAAATTCGGCACCCAGCGCAGCATTAAGCCTGCTCCAACTTCCGGGCCGCGTTAGTGCGGTCCCTGCCAAACCTCAGCCGGAGCCAAAGGCTCCCCCAAATCACTCGGAACTCTTCAAGGAGAACGTAATGCAGTCTGTCAACCGCAAGCGCGGCCTCGCTGGTCGCAAGGGATTTACGCTCATCGAGCTTCTGGTCGTTGTGCTGATCCTCTCTATTCTTATGGCCGTGGCGCTTCCACTCTACCTGGCCGCCGTGGCTGATTCACAGAAAAAGACGTGTCGCGCAAATATGCAGACCATCGCCAACGCCGTAGAGGCCGCGCGAGTTGAAGGCAATTGGGCCGACTACTCGACCGCCATCGGCGCCGCGATTGGCCCAACCATAGAGCCCGACCTGAAAGCGACGCCGGTATGCCCAACGGCCGGCGCCTATAGTATCGAGCAGGGCAGCAGCGGCGACAACACCACGTTCAAGGTTGCTTGTACGGTTCACGGCACCTTTGAGCCTGGCGTAGACAGCAACTAGTCTCGCCTTGCATCCGGGCGGTCCGGCAGCTGCGCCACTCGGGCGCGCTGCCGGGCCGTTCGCGCCTTTTATTTGCCCTCCGTGAGCCCAAGGACGGAGATGTCTGATCGCTTACCGCCGGGCGCTGGCCGCTAACAAGATCGCGACCATCCCGCGGCGGTTCGAGGCCGGAACAGGCCGTAGGTCAAAAGTACCCGCCCAAACAGCCCGCTTAGGGTCAAAGCGTCCTCAACAATTAGTACTAGCAACCGCACAATACCTGTATCGCGCCGAAGCGGTTAAGCCGCCAACACAATCTGTGGTGAGCAGTCCGCGGCGTTCAATGTGAAGATCAGACGTGACACAAACTCAGCGAGGAACCGAAGGACGGGCTGCCGGCACACGCAGGGCCCCAATCTGCCGAGATTGCGCGGCATGGCCGCTTGTTCCGCCGAGTCCTCATCCACTGCCGTACCGCGTCCGTTCACCACACGATACCAGGGCGATAACATCGGTCAAGGCTTGCCGCAAGCGGCACGGCCACGATCCACTTCCACATCGGGGCACCGTGTCCCACGAACCTCAGAAGAACTGAAGGAGACCGTAATGCAGTCTGTCAAACATGCGCGAAACCTCCGGGGTCGCAAGGGCTTTACGCTCATCGAGCTTTTGGTCGTTGTGCTGATCCTCTCGATCCTTATGGCGGTCGCACTTCCTCTCTACCTGGCAGCCGTCGCCGATTCACAGAAAAAGACGTGCCGCGCCAACATGCAGACCATCGCGAACGCTGTAGAAGCGGCCCGCGTTGAAGGCAATTGGGCGGATTACACGACTGCGATCGGCGCAGCCATTGGCCCGACCGTAGAGCCCGACCTGAAGGCAGAGCCGGTCTGCCCAACTGCCGGTACCTATAGCATCGAGCAGGGCAGCAGCGGCGACAACACCACGTTCAAGGTTGCCTGTACGGTTCACGGCACCTTTGAGCCGGGCGTAGACAGCAACTAGGCGTCAGACACACGCCGAATCGCCGGCAGCGGCGCCCGTTTTGGGTCGCTGCCGGCAATTCACTCCAGCGAGACAGCATACGAATTCAGGAACTGCCCCGCGGGGCGCCGGCAATGAAGAAACGAAATCGAACACAGGGCTTCACGCTCATCGAGATACTCGTCGTCCTGATCATCATGAGCGTTATGATGGGTCTTGCGACCGTCCTCTACACCCATGCAATAGCTAACGGCGACTATCAACAGTGTTATTCCAATGAGCAGTCGGTTGCAAACGCGGAGGAGCAGTACCGGCTGCGCAGTTCCGCTCACACCTATACCACCTCGATCGCGAGTCTACGAGCGTTGCTGCCGACGACACCGGTATGCCCGGACGGCGGCACGTACTCCATTACAATCTCCAACGGCTCGGCCACGGCCAACAATGGCCAGCTGGTGCCGAATGGACAGATCGTGGTCTCTTGCAGCGCCAGCGGACATCCCAAGTACGCCCCCGGCATCGACACACCATAACGGAGGCCCACGGCAGAGAGATGCAAATCAGAGTCCAACCAGCAACCCGGAAGAGAACGCGTCCGGGCTTCACGCTCATTGAAGCGCTTGTGACTTCCCTTATCGTCACCATCTCGGTGGCCTCGGTGGTGAGCATGTGGTACTTCGCGTACAACATGGATCGCCTTACGGACGACCAGGGTGTGGCTTACAACCTGGGTCGCAGCGCCATTGAACAGGTGCACGAGACGGGATTCTACGACACCGCCGAAGCGCCGGTCAATAACCCGGTGATCTACTACTACGACCACAACGAAGTCAACCAGACGCTGACGCCCGCCAACGCCCAGTTCAAGGTGACCGTCTCGGTGGTCAGTGACAAATCCAGCGGGGCGACCACCGGCCAAACATGGGCCGACGACGCGCTCCGTACAGTTACCGTCACCGTGACGCGAATCAGCGATGGGCGCCAACTGTACCAAACGGTTACCTACCTTGCGAGGGATGGAATATGAAGCCGCATGCTAATCACCGCGGCCAGGTGCTCACGGAAGCGCTGGTCGCCTCGGCAATTATGGTTCTAATCGGCGCGGCGCTCGCCACCCTCGTCATGACCACCTACCGCTCGCGATCGCTGATATCTGAGAGTGACGCCAACCTGGCAAACGCACGGCGCACGGTGGACGAACTTGCCGACAACATCCGAATGGCGCAGCTGTACGCCACGACAAGCGGCGGGAGCATGGGCGGCGGGCAAAACACGTACTCAGCCGTTGCCGCGGCCACCGCGAACAGCGTGACCATCTATACCGACAGCTCCGGCGACACCGCCGAGTTCTGGCTGGACACCAGCAACAACACGTTGGAAAAGACCGTGGGCGCCACAACGACGGCGCTGCTTGAGAACGTGACCAGCCTGCAGTTCACCTACTACACATCCGGCGGCGAGTACAACGCGCCGGCCAGTTCATGGACCACAACCGCCAATCCACAGGCGCCGACCAGCGCCGAGTTACCGGAACTGGCGGCTGTGGCGATCTCGGCAACTGTGGCACAGAACGGCTACAGCCGCACACTGAACACCCAGGTACGCATGCGCTGCAGCCCTTACCACTAGGGCGCCGGCAGCCGAAAGGGCTATTGCAATGATAGAACGATTTCGCGGCGTGAGGCTCAGCAGCAACGAAGCACTGGGTCTCCTGGAGATTCTGATGAACGCGCCGTGCGACATGTCCCTGGACCAGTTGTCGGCGTTTGAGAAGCTGTCGGAATACTGCCGAACGCAGCTGCGCGATGAGGAGCGTACGTGTGCGCCGCAGGGGCTCTGCGGCGTTGGCGCAACGCGAACGGCCTAGCCACCAGAACGGAAGTCATCGGGGAGGAGAGATACCCAATGCGAGTTCCTAAAAAACCGATACTCGGCATCCACGTCCATCCGCTGGGCGTGCGCGCCATCGAAGCTCGCGGCGCATGGAGTTCGCCGCAGTTCGCCAACGCCCGCGAAGTACCGCTGCCAGCCGGCGCGATCGATGCGGGACGGATCATGCAGCCAGACGCTCTGGTTGCGGCTCTGCGCGAGCTGGTCGGACCTGTGGATGGCCCCACCGACGTGGTGATGTCGATCAGCGCTCGCGGCGTAATGACGCACGTCATTGAGGCGCCGCCGGCGCCGGATGCTGAGATGCGTACGGTTATCGAGGGAGAGCTTGAACACTATCACATCGTAACCACCGCCAACAACGCCATCGACTACTTGCGCCTGCAGCAGCGCGACGGCAACCGCACCGACCCATCACCGCAGGTTCTCGTCTCGGCTGCCGAACAATCGCTTGTAGATGGCTACTGCGATGCTGCCGAGCGGGCTGGGCTGCGATTGGTAGGACTTGAGCCGGAGCTGCTGGCGATGTACCGGTTGGCGGCTCAGGAGGCCGGCCAGATCGAGGCGGCAATTGCCGTAACTGTGGGATCGGAGCAGACCGAACTCGCGGTTACCAGCCAGGGTGCGATCCGGCTGTATCGCCGGATTGACGTAGGCGCAAGGCAGCTGGTCGGCGCTCAGCCGGGCCTCTCCGCGGATCCGCTGACCGGCCCGGTGGTGCAGACCGGGCCCGGATTCAATGTGGTGTCGGCAATGAACCTCGCCACCGAACTCCGGCGCTCGCTGGACTACTACGGGAGCCAGTTCCCCGAAGCCGTAAAGCCTGAGAACGTGGTTCTGGTGGTGCAGGATGCCGAGTTGGCCGGACTGGCCGACTGGCTTGGAAATACGCTGCGGCTGCCCGTCACGCTGGCGTCACCGCAGATCCTCAGCGACGGCGCCGCGCCAGGCGAAAGTAACTGCAGGTATGCCGCGGCAGCCGGATTGGCAATGCACAACCTGGCCTCCCATCCGAACACCGTTCCGAGATTCGATCTCGCGAAACGCAATCGGGCAGCCGACGCCGTAGAGTTTGAGCGCCGCAAACTTGTGGGCGCGCTGGCGATCTCCATCGCGGCTGTCGCCGCCGGCGTTATCATCGCCGTGGCTGTTGGAATCCATGCCAACGTGGTTCAGGCGGCCGTATCGCAGCAAAAGCAGAGCATTGCTGGACTTCAACAGCAGCGCGGCGCCGAGGTCGCCAGAGCCCAGCATGAGGACTCCCTGTCCAAGGCTCTGGCCGGCCAGGGTTACCCACTGCCCTGGGTCATGGATGCCGTAGCGCAATCGATGGCCGAGAAAGCCGGGCTTAGCGACGCACGGCTCGACCCGGGGGCCAAGCTTGTGCTTACCGGCGATGCCGCCACCAACCAGGCGGTTATTCAGACGCTGGAGCATCTGCGCGACTCGACGCAGCTGCAGGGCGCCTCGCTCGACTCATTCGACTCGACTAATGAACAGCATCAGAAGCAAGTCGTACACTTCCAGATATCCGCTTACCTCGCCGGCGCGCCGGCGGCCACGGTAGGCGGTGTGAAGCAGGGAGGCTAGTTCCATGGATCGCAAGCTGATTTACAAGATAGGCACGGTCGCCGCTCCGGTGCTGTGCTGCTGTTTCGCCGTGGGAATCGGCATGTTCGAGTTCATGCGGCTTACCAACCTGAGGTACCAGGAGGCCAGTGGCACTGCCCAAATCTCCGACCTGCAAAACGCCCTGCGCGACCTGGCCAACCGGCCAAAGTCCGCGCGGGTGCCGGTTGTGGCCGACTCGAATATGGAGCAGGCGCAGTTTGTGAACGCCCTGCGCGTCATTGCCGACACCTCCAAGGTCAGCCTGGTGCGCTGGTCGGTCGGTCAGACAGCGCCAACCACCGGACCGGGAAGCGCAACCAAGGGTGCGCCGGGCTCCAAGTTCCCAACCGGTGTTTCGCCGATGACCAATCTGATCGAGATCAACGGCACCTTTGCGCATGCACGCACTTTCCTCTACAACCTGGCGCGGTATCGCCGCCTTCTGGCACTGGACGACCTCCATTGGCAGCGCACAAACGGCTGGCCGGTTACGGACCTCTCGTTCACCGTAACCCGCTTCATCGTGCCTGCCGGCCAGGACGTGGATGCCGATCCGGATATCGATCCGCAAGCCAACATCCAGCCGCTGCAGAACGGACCTGCCGCTTCCAACGGCGCCGCGGCGCCAATCGCCATGAATTCGCATTCGATGCCCCGTATAGAGCGGGTCGCATCTGTAACGCCTGCTAGCATGGGCCGGTAGCCCAGCACAATCACCCAAGGAGACCACGAGTGAAATCCCCATCCATAATCACAATCGGTCTGTGTGCCGTCATTGCCGGAGGCGCGGTAAACGCCGCCCCGGTACCGCGAACGCACTTCGACCATATGGCTTCAGCCTCCGGCATACGCCTGAGCTTTTCAAATACCGATGCATCCGACGTGCTTCAGGCGCTGAGCCTGAAGTCGGGCGCCAGTATCGTGTTTCCAGCGCAGATGAAGCGGATGATATCGATCAACGTGACGGCGCCGGATGTTCAGACGGCACTGGGCTACATCACGGCGGCAGCCGGCCTGGCATTTCGCGAGGTCGGAAGCACATATGTGGTGGCAGAGCCGAAAGACCTCCGCCAGGCCCTCGAGCCATTCGCCACGCGAGCGCATCTGCCTCTCAACCTGCTCTCTGCGTCCGACGCCGCGAGCATGCTGGAATCGGCCCTGCCCTATCTGACGGCGCGCCCTGCCGGCGACGAGGTGCTGGTAATTGGGTCCGATGAAGACATCGCCCAGGCGCGCACTATCCTTGCCGACTCGGATCGTCCGGGCGGCGCCGGCCAGCCGGTGACCAGGGTGGTGGAGCTGACACACGTCTCGTCGGCGCAGGTAGCAAAGATGCTGCTGGCGATGTATCCCGGCATTAAGGTGCAATCGGTGGGCGACAGCGCCAAGCCTGGTGGCGTGGTTGGTATAGCAGGGCCACGTGCGCTGGTTGAGGAAGCCAGCCGCACCGTAAAAGCTGCCGATATCCCGGGCCAGGATGAGAATCCCGATCGCCGGTACAGCGTGTACCACATCAAGTACAGCAGCGCACCGCAGCTGGTGAAGTTTATGCAGACCGCCATGCCCAACGTGTTTACCGTGATGGGACCGGAACGGTATACACCGAAGGCGCCGTCGTTCACGCCACTTGGCGGCAACACCCTGTCGGCTTCGACCTCCAACAGCGGTGGCGGAAGCGGCGGCGCGGGTGGCGCGGGCGGAGCCGGCGGCGGCGCGGCCGGGTCGTCCGGCGGCGGCTCTACCCTGAACGCCGACCCCACGATTCCCAAACCGAAAGATGGCGACCGATCCACCACACTGGTGCTTTACGGCCTGCCACAAGATCTGAATGCGGCTATCCGCTTGCTCGACAAGGTGGATATCCCACCGAAGCAGGTGATGGTACGCGTTGAGGTAGTGGATACCTCTCCAGAGAGGGCCGAGAACCTTGGTATGCAGTTCAGCTGGACCCCGTTCCAGTTCCTGGAAGCCAAGCAGGGCACGCCCGTGGCCAGTGCGACAGCAAACACCACCGGGCCCGACTTCGCCTACTTCAGCCGCGTGCCATGGTCGTTCCAGAGCATTCTGAATGCCATGGTGACGCACTCCGATGCCAAGATACTGGCCGATCCTTCCGTAGGCGTGCTGGATGACGACAGCGCCAGCATCTTCATCGGCGATACGCTGAGAACCACCATCTCGCAGGCCGGCCTCTCCGGAACCACACTTCAAGTGGTGGAGTTCCCGGTAGGCATTGCTCTGCTGGTTCGGCCGCGGGTGAACGCCAATGGCGAGATCACCATGCACGTGCATCCCGTGGTCAGCACCGTTACCTCGATCGGCACCGACAACCTTCCACAGACCGCTTC from Armatimonadota bacterium harbors:
- a CDS encoding prepilin-type N-terminal cleavage/methylation domain-containing protein, coding for MQSVNRKRGLAGRKGFTLIELLVVVLILSILMAVALPLYLAAVADSQKKTCRANMQTIANAVEAARVEGNWADYSTAIGAAIGPTIEPDLKATPVCPTAGAYSIEQGSSGDNTTFKVACTVHGTFEPGVDSN
- a CDS encoding type II secretion system protein gives rise to the protein MKKRNRTQGFTLIEILVVLIIMSVMMGLATVLYTHAIANGDYQQCYSNEQSVANAEEQYRLRSSAHTYTTSIASLRALLPTTPVCPDGGTYSITISNGSATANNGQLVPNGQIVVSCSASGHPKYAPGIDTP
- a CDS encoding type II secretion system protein — its product is MQSVKHARNLRGRKGFTLIELLVVVLILSILMAVALPLYLAAVADSQKKTCRANMQTIANAVEAARVEGNWADYTTAIGAAIGPTVEPDLKAEPVCPTAGTYSIEQGSSGDNTTFKVACTVHGTFEPGVDSN
- the pilM gene encoding pilus assembly protein PilM, with the translated sequence MRVPKKPILGIHVHPLGVRAIEARGAWSSPQFANAREVPLPAGAIDAGRIMQPDALVAALRELVGPVDGPTDVVMSISARGVMTHVIEAPPAPDAEMRTVIEGELEHYHIVTTANNAIDYLRLQQRDGNRTDPSPQVLVSAAEQSLVDGYCDAAERAGLRLVGLEPELLAMYRLAAQEAGQIEAAIAVTVGSEQTELAVTSQGAIRLYRRIDVGARQLVGAQPGLSADPLTGPVVQTGPGFNVVSAMNLATELRRSLDYYGSQFPEAVKPENVVLVVQDAELAGLADWLGNTLRLPVTLASPQILSDGAAPGESNCRYAAAAGLAMHNLASHPNTVPRFDLAKRNRAADAVEFERRKLVGALAISIAAVAAGVIIAVAVGIHANVVQAAVSQQKQSIAGLQQQRGAEVARAQHEDSLSKALAGQGYPLPWVMDAVAQSMAEKAGLSDARLDPGAKLVLTGDAATNQAVIQTLEHLRDSTQLQGASLDSFDSTNEQHQKQVVHFQISAYLAGAPAATVGGVKQGG
- a CDS encoding type II secretion system protein gives rise to the protein MTRTFATKHRRRGFTLIELLVVILILSCLMAIALPIYLGAVAYSERKVCRANLQVIAFAIQSARVRAMSQDYSAYIGQPIGPGTEPDLATEPRCPSGGVYSVVDGSSGDASTFKVACTLHGTYELGQDNQ